One window from the genome of Hydractinia symbiolongicarpus strain clone_291-10 chromosome 1, HSymV2.1, whole genome shotgun sequence encodes:
- the LOC130636705 gene encoding trace amine-associated receptor 8a-like has product MLTFTRLPISPSSPSPTARQNTLPTGQTDEQILKKSIDLSFGLIVVILNLIEIILISKLKRQKKIYEICILSLSITDFLFGLSNSVVSAVYLSQNAQNDEVLEITYTTYFYFVLNSILHLSLITLDRVWLVYKPLKHRIHVTRRRMCKLLAITWITSTVIAIALFVSDELTETFTKSVEMTSYVNTTVSGVAGTKSSYSVQAIKRIQIEQQYSSIMQLVLSVFIIIADVFLISAYSFIIFVLKRKKKIATNQEGNIENKVSLICALIAATFVIFTLPYAVARLTVGHTPLWANLILVSNSGLNSIIYFFRGKCENYLEKRDRTQVQMNGTGSTTPLGTPMTHAKNPKGN; this is encoded by the coding sequence ATGTTAACATTTACAAGACTGCCCATATCCCCAAGTTCGCCGTCACCAACTGCACGTCAGAACACCTTACCAACTGGTCAAACAGATGAGCAAATACTGAAGAAGTCAATTGATTTGAGTTTTGGATTAATTGTTGTTATACTAAACCTGATTGAAATCATTCTAATTAGTAAACTCAAGcggcaaaagaaaatttacgAGATATGCATTTTAAGTTTATCCATCACTGATTTTTTATTTGGACTTTCAAACAGTGTGGTTAGTGCTGTTTACTTGTCACAAAATGCTCAAAATGATGAAGTACTGGAGATTAcctacacaacatatttttatttcgttttaaaTTCAATCTTACACCTATCCTTGATTACATTAGATCGAGTTTGGTTAGTTTATAAACCATTAAAACATCGCATTCACGTGACCAGAAGAAGGATGTGTAAACTGCTCGCTATCACGTGGATAACTTCAACAGTAATCGCTATTGCCTTGTTTGTGTCAGACGAACTCACCGAAACATTCACGAAGTCAGTTGAGATGACATCGTATGTAAATACGACTGTTTCTGGTGTAGCAGGAACCAAATCATCTTACTcagttcaagcaatcaaaaGAATACAGATTGAACAACAATATTCTTCAATAATGCAATTGGTATTGTCAGTTTTTATAATTATCGCTGATGTATTCTTAATTTCAGCGTATTCTTTCATTATATTTGTACTTAAACGAAAGAAGAAAATTGCTACAAATCAAGAAGGGAATATAGAAAACAAAGTTTCTTTAATCTGTGCGTTAATTGCAGCAACATTTGTGATCTTTACCTTGCCATACGCAGTGGCAAGACTCACAGTAGGTCACACTCCATTATGGGCAAATCTAATCTTGGTTTCAAATAGTGGATTGAACagtatcatatatttttttcgtgGAAAATGCGAAAACTATTTGGAAAAGCGAGACAGAACGCAAGTACAAATGAACGGCACCGGATCGACAACACCCTTAGGAACACCTATGACACACGCGAAAAATCCGAAAGGTAATTAG
- the LOC130648201 gene encoding 5-hydroxytryptamine receptor 1B-like, which translates to MFRPSLFPPGSMQPRTGLPGFSRLPPTGHIRPPPPSQGPNDEQMMKRSIDLTFGLIVVILNIAEIILISRIKRKKKIYEICILSLSVTDLLFGISNSVVSAIYLSKNGQNESILEITYTTYFYFVLNSILHLIWITFDRLWLVLKPLQHRAYVSRKRICIVLAATWITSTVIAASLYASDKVSDAFIKSHVTTSYVNATVTNITNDFKVSSTVTPTMFTLPEMSTKPWRTKPKLKAIRKIRREETYQDTMQLVLSVFIIIADVVLISAYGMIIYLLNREKKVTTASPTHYENRVSIICVFIVATFVIFTLPYALVRLITGNVPLWGNLILVSNSGLNSIIYFFRGKCERYQEKQALKNAQVNSTASTTPLSTPGLLIKNTDGKETRKLSSSF; encoded by the coding sequence ATGTTTCGTCCTAGTCTCTTTCCACCTGGTAGCATGCAACCAAGAACTGGACTTCCTGGATTTAGTCGATTGCCTCCTACTGGTCATATAAGGCCTCCACCTCCATCCCAGGGCCCTAACGATGAACAAATGATGAAAAGATCGATTGATCTAACGTTTGGTTTAATCGTTGTGATACTAAACATCGCTGAAATTATTCTAATCAGCAGAATTaaacgaaaaaagaaaatatacgaAATATGTATTCTGAGTCTCTCCGTTACAGATTTGCTTTTCGGAATTTCAAACAGCGTTGTCAGTGCGATATATCTTTCGAAAAATGGTCAAAATGAAAGCATATTAGAAATAAcatacacaacatatttttatttcgttttaaaCTCAATACTACATTTGATTTGGATAACTTTTGATCGCTTGTGGTTGGTTCTAAAACCCCTGCAGCATAGAGCCTACGtttcaagaaaaagaatttGTATCGTGTTAGCTGCTACATGGATCACTTCAACTGTTATAGCTGCTTCTCTTTATGCATCGGATAAAGTATCAGACGCGTTCATCAAGTCCCATGTCACAACATCTTATGTTAACGCAACAGTTACTAACATAACAAATGATTTCAAAGTATCTTCAACAGTAACCCCAACAATGTTCACCTTACCGGAAATGAGTACAAAACCTTGGCGCACAAAACCTAAGTTAAAAGCAATCAGGAAGATTCGTAGAGAAGAGACATATCAGGATACAATGCAGCTTGTGTTGtctgtatttattattataGCCGATGTAGTATTAATTTCTGCTTATGGGATGATTATATATCTACTTAACAGAGAAAAGAAAGTCACAACAGCATCACCAACTCACTACGAAAACAGAGTATCAATCATATGTGTATTCATTGTGGCTACGTTCGTTATCTTCACTTTACCATACGCACTGGTCCGACTTATTACAGGAAACGTTCCATTATGGGGGAATTTAATATTGGTTTCAAACAGTGGTTTAAATAGTATTATATACTTCTTTCGTGGAAAATGTGAGAGATATCAAGAAAAACAAGCCCTAAAAAACGCACAGGTAAATTCTACAGCTTCAACAACACCCCTTTCAACGCCAGGGCTGTTGATAAAAAATACAGACGGGAAAGAAACAAGAAAACTTTCTTCCTCCTTTTAA
- the LOC130636730 gene encoding 5-hydroxytryptamine receptor 1B-like: protein MRKTLAKLHGVSLQSVSSGSRMSPRTGLPEFSQLAPTTGHLMHPPPNDKEVMNRSIDLTFGLIVVILNIAEIILISRIKRKKKIYEICILSLSVTDLLFGISNSVVSAIYLSKNAQNESILEITYTTYFYFVLNSILHLIWITFDRLWLVLKPLQHRAYVSRKRICIVLAATWITSTVIAASLYASDKVSDAFIKSYVTTSYVNTAVTNITNDFKTSSTVAPTMFTLPEMSTKLWRTKPKLEAIRNVRREKTYQDTMQLVLSVFIIIADVVLISTYGMIIYLLNNSLRTESINHMCIHCSYIRHLHFTIRASPAYYKTRTIMGKFNVDFKQWFK, encoded by the exons ATGCGAAAG ACATTAGCCAAACTACATGGTGTTTCGCTCCAGTCGGTTTCCTCTGGTAGTAGAATGTCACCAAGAACCGGACTTCCTGAATTTAGTCAATTGGCTCCTACTACTGGTCATTTAATGCATCCACCTCCTAATGATAAAGAAGTAATGAATAGATCGATTGATTTAACGTTTGGTTTAATCGTTGTGATACTAAATATCGCTGAAATTATTCTAATCAGCAGAATTaaacgaaaaaagaaaatatacgaAATATGTATTCTGAGTCTCTCCGTTACAGATTTGCTTTTCGGAATTTCAAACAGCGTTGTCAGTGCAATATATCTTTCAAAAAATGCTCAAAATGAAAGCATATTAGAGATAAcatacacaacatatttttatttcgtCTTAAACTCAATACTCCACTTGATTTGGATAACTTTTGATCGCTTGTGGTTGGTTCTAAAACCCTTGCAGCATAGAGCCTACGtttcaagaaaaagaatttGTATCGTGTTAGCTGCTACATGGATCACTTCAACTGTTATAGCTGCTTCTCTTTATGCATCAGATAAGGTATCAGACGCGTTCATCAAGTCCTATGTCACAACATCTTATGTTAACACAGCAGTTACCAACATAACAAATGATTTCAAAACATCTTCAACAGTAGCCCCAACAATGTTCACCTTACCGGAAATGAGTACAAAACTTTGGCGCACAAAACCTAAGTTAGAAGCAATCAGGAATGTTCGTAGAGAAAAGACATATCAGGATACAATGCAGCTTGTGTTGtctgtatttattattataGCCGATGTAGTATTAATTTCCACTTATGGGATGATCATATATCTACTTAACAACTCACTACGAACAGAGAGTATCAATCATATGTGTATCCATTGTAGCTATATTCGTCATCTTCACTTTACCATACGCGCTAGTCCGGCTTATTACAAAACACGTACCATTATGGGGAAATTTAATGTTGATTTCAAACAGTGGTTTAAATAG